A single window of Zea mays cultivar B73 chromosome 10, Zm-B73-REFERENCE-NAM-5.0, whole genome shotgun sequence DNA harbors:
- the LOC100193038 gene encoding probable polyamine transporter At1g31830-like isoform X1, producing the protein MGDRVGVKYNSINEAEEHKGGHGIPKVSMIPLIFLIFYEVSGGPFGIEDSVKAAGPLLAILGFLLFALIWSVPEALITAEMGTMFPENGGYVVWVSSALGPFWGFQQGWAKWLSGVIDNALYPVLFLDYVKSSVPALGGGLPRTLAVLILTVALTYMNYRGLTIVGWVAVFLGVFSLLPFFVMGLIAIPQIEPSRWLEMDLGSVDWGLYLNTLFWNLNYWDSISTLAGEVENPKRTLPRALSYALVLVVGGYLYPLITCTAAVPIVREHWSDGYFSDIARILGGIWLHSWIQAAAALSNMGNFLTEMSSDSYQLLGMAERGMLPDFFAKRSHYGTPLIGILFSAFGVILLSWMSFQEIIAAENYLYCFGMILEFIAFIKLRVYHPNASRPYKIPLGTIGAILMIIPPGLLIIVVMALASYKVMVVSILAMVFGFVLQPCLVYVEKKRWLRFSISADLPDLPDVQEIAEDDAVPLVV; encoded by the coding sequence ATGGGGGATCGTGTTGGTGTCAAGTACAACAGCATCAATGAGGCTGAAGAGCATAAGGGAGGGCATGGCATCCCCAAGGTTTCCATGATACCCCTCATATTCCTCATATTTTATGAAGTTTCAGGGGGTCCCTTTGGGATTGAGGATAGTGTCAAGGCTGCTGGGCCACTACTGGCAATTTTGGGCTTTCTTCTGTTTGCACTCATATGGAGCGTTCCAGAAGCTCTAATCACTGCTGAGATGGGCACTATGTTCCCCGAGAATGGTGGTTATGTTGTCTGGGTTTCTTCAGCTCTTGGTCCGTTCTGGGGTTTTCAGCAAGGTTGGGCAAAGTGGCTCAGCGGTGTCATAGATAATGCCCTCTATCCAGTCCTATTTCTGGACTATGTCAAGTCCAGTGTTCCAGCTCTTGGAGGTGGGCTCCCAAGGACCTTAGCGGTGCTTATCCTCACAGTTGCGCTTACATACATGAACTACAGAGGGCTGACTATAGTTGGCTGGGTGGCAGTCTTTCTTGGGGTGTTCTCTCTTCTCCCGTTCTTTGTGATGGGATTGATAGCTATTCCACAGATTGAACCTTCTAGGTGGCTTGAAATGGACTTGGGGAGTGTGGATTGGGGATTGTATCTGAATACACTATTTTGGAACCTCAACTATTGGGATTCAATCAGCACATTGGCTGGTGAAGTCGAGAATCCAAAGAGAACCCTACCAAGAGCGCTTTCTTATGCTCTAGTTCTAGTGGTGGGAGGATACCTCTACCCATTAATCACTTGCACAGCAGCAGTTCCAATCGTTAGGGAGCACTGGTCAGATGGGTATTTTTCAGACATCGCAAGAATTCTCGGTGGCATTTGGTTGCACTCATGGATTCAAGCAGCAGCTGCTTTATCCAACATGGGCAATTTTCTCACTGAAATGAGCAGCGATTCTTACCAGCTTCTTGGGATGGCTGAGCGAGGCATGCTCCCTGACTTTTTTGCCAAGAGATCTCACTATGGAACCCCGCTTATTGGCATCCTGTTCTCTGCCTTCGGTGTGATCCTACTGTCCTGGATGAGCTTCCAGGAGATCATCGCTGCCGAGAACTACCTCTACTGCTTCGGCATGATCCTGGAGTTCATTGCCTTCATCAAGCTGCGGGTGTACCATCCGAACGCCTCTCGGCCCTACAAGATCCCTTTGGGCACCATTGGTGCTATCCTTATGATCATCCCACCTGGTCTCTTGATCATTGTGGTGATGGCACTCGCGTCCTACAAGGTGATGGTGGTGAGCATCCTAGCGATGGTCTTCGGATTCGTGCTGCAGCCGTGTTTGGTGTACGTGGAGAAGAAGCGGTGGTTAAGGTTCTCCATCAGTGCAGACCTGCCCGATTTGCCTGATGTGCAGGAAATTGCTGAAGATGATGCTGTCCCACTCGTGGTCTAA
- the LOC100193038 gene encoding Probable polyamine transporter At1g31830-like, translated as MKLRNTAITRANSACLPMGDRVGVKYNSINEAEEHKGGHGIPKVSMIPLIFLIFYEVSGGPFGIEDSVKAAGPLLAILGFLLFALIWSVPEALITAEMGTMFPENGGYVVWVSSALGPFWGFQQGWAKWLSGVIDNALYPVLFLDYVKSSVPALGGGLPRTLAVLILTVALTYMNYRGLTIVGWVAVFLGVFSLLPFFVMGLIAIPQIEPSRWLEMDLGSVDWGLYLNTLFWNLNYWDSISTLAGEVENPKRTLPRALSYALVLVVGGYLYPLITCTAAVPIVREHWSDGYFSDIARILGGIWLHSWIQAAAALSNMGNFLTEMSSDSYQLLGMAERGMLPDFFAKRSHYGTPLIGILFSAFGVILLSWMSFQEIIAAENYLYCFGMILEFIAFIKLRVYHPNASRPYKIPLGTIGAILMIIPPGLLIIVVMALASYKVMVVSILAMVFGFVLQPCLVYVEKKRWLRFSISADLPDLPDVQEIAEDDAVPLVV; from the exons ATG AAACTGAGGAACACGGCAATAACACGAGCAAATTCAGCTTGTCTTCCAATGGGGGATCGTGTTGGTGTCAAGTACAACAGCATCAATGAGGCTGAAGAGCATAAGGGAGGGCATGGCATCCCCAAGGTTTCCATGATACCCCTCATATTCCTCATATTTTATGAAGTTTCAGGGGGTCCCTTTGGGATTGAGGATAGTGTCAAGGCTGCTGGGCCACTACTGGCAATTTTGGGCTTTCTTCTGTTTGCACTCATATGGAGCGTTCCAGAAGCTCTAATCACTGCTGAGATGGGCACTATGTTCCCCGAGAATGGTGGTTATGTTGTCTGGGTTTCTTCAGCTCTTGGTCCGTTCTGGGGTTTTCAGCAAGGTTGGGCAAAGTGGCTCAGCGGTGTCATAGATAATGCCCTCTATCCAGTCCTATTTCTGGACTATGTCAAGTCCAGTGTTCCAGCTCTTGGAGGTGGGCTCCCAAGGACCTTAGCGGTGCTTATCCTCACAGTTGCGCTTACATACATGAACTACAGAGGGCTGACTATAGTTGGCTGGGTGGCAGTCTTTCTTGGGGTGTTCTCTCTTCTCCCGTTCTTTGTGATGGGATTGATAGCTATTCCACAGATTGAACCTTCTAGGTGGCTTGAAATGGACTTGGGGAGTGTGGATTGGGGATTGTATCTGAATACACTATTTTGGAACCTCAACTATTGGGATTCAATCAGCACATTGGCTGGTGAAGTCGAGAATCCAAAGAGAACCCTACCAAGAGCGCTTTCTTATGCTCTAGTTCTAGTGGTGGGAGGATACCTCTACCCATTAATCACTTGCACAGCAGCAGTTCCAATCGTTAGGGAGCACTGGTCAGATGGGTATTTTTCAGACATCGCAAGAATTCTCGGTGGCATTTGGTTGCACTCATGGATTCAAGCAGCAGCTGCTTTATCCAACATGGGCAATTTTCTCACTGAAATGAGCAGCGATTCTTACCAGCTTCTTGGGATGGCTGAGCGAGGCATGCTCCCTGACTTTTTTGCCAAGAGATCTCACTATGGAACCCCGCTTATTGGCATCCTGTTCTCTGCCTTCGGTGTGATCCTACTGTCCTGGATGAGCTTCCAGGAGATCATCGCTGCCGAGAACTACCTCTACTGCTTCGGCATGATCCTGGAGTTCATTGCCTTCATCAAGCTGCGGGTGTACCATCCGAACGCCTCTCGGCCCTACAAGATCCCTTTGGGCACCATTGGTGCTATCCTTATGATCATCCCACCTGGTCTCTTGATCATTGTGGTGATGGCACTCGCGTCCTACAAGGTGATGGTGGTGAGCATCCTAGCGATGGTCTTCGGATTCGTGCTGCAGCCGTGTTTGGTGTACGTGGAGAAGAAGCGGTGGTTAAGGTTCTCCATCAGTGCAGACCTGCCCGATTTGCCTGATGTGCAGGAAATTGCTGAAGATGATGCTGTCCCACTCGTGGTCTAA